Part of the Acropora palmata chromosome 10, jaAcrPala1.3, whole genome shotgun sequence genome, cacatttgcggttttgacgacaacgtaAACATAAAATAGGAATTCTTTAATTCTCTCCATTTTCTTAAACGGCAATTTCAGTTGAGGCGTACTTCACCAACACTGCAAAATTCAAAGATggtgggataatcgcaaaatagtcacaactccacaatttttgattttcaaatgacgtttTCCTTGGCCTGGCCGTCGCCATTGCTAAATCTCCCTACTGAAGCGAGAACGCCGGAAAAATCGTGATCGACATAATCGATTAAGATTTATATGCTTTACGGTTGTGAGTGGGAACGTAAAAACAAACGTAAGCAACCTTGcaataacaaagaaatagGTATATTGTAGGTTGCAGTAACACGCCGTGAATTTGGTTGATTTAAGTTAGGATTTGAGGTCATTAAAGATCCTTATGTAAGGTTAAGATGTATCGAAGCACCAGGAGGCGCCTATAGTTTAAATGGTGATTATTTGTTGTCTAGACAACAAACAACTTCACTCTCTATGAATAACACTGCTACATAGTTGATCAGCAATAAGCATCCGGTAACGTTGACAACTTTGATCTAGAAACTCAAAGACGTGTCAGTCACAGTTTAATTTCAGGGTGGACCAAAGATAATATCGCCACTTAACGTTTCGACATGGTAAATCATTATCATGACCATTTATGAAAGAATCGGATATTTAtcattaactgaaatatgttGTTTGTTATGGtgattgaaaacagaaaacctCTCTTCAGTAATAGAAAAATTACGTTTTCTTATTTCACATGCGAGCAAGATTACAGATTACGAGATTTTcctgttgaaaaaacaaacaaaacaaaaaacaaaactaagcCTAAGATCAATTTTGAAGTCCTTTGGTCACGCAGTAcctatttttatcatttggTCACACAACACCTTATTTTCTTAGCTAGAAGATTTGATATATTCAGCAAGATGAAGGCGCTAAATCCCCCTTATACAAGTATTATTCAAGTTATTGTTCAGAAACTGTACGTATTCGGCTAATTTCGAATTAATACCCTTTCTGATTAACAGAAAACAATTCTAATACTCGCCAAAAATGACTGCATTCGTCTCCAATATTTAGTTCATATGAGTGATTATAGATATACAAAAAACATAGTTATTGAAGACATTTCCCAGAACTGTTGCATTAGTTGTTTCTAAAATATGACATTATTCCATGGAAAaatttctctcttttatgGCTGAAAAATCAAACTTCGTTAACTTCATCAACCTCTTAGTTCCACAATTAGGCAATAATTGCAAATGTCACACTAACATTTCAAGTTTGTTGGTCATTAATTCCTTCTGTTTCTTTTAACATTACAGCCAAATTTTACTGTCGCACTTAATAAGAAATGATTGATAAGTGTTTCTAGGCAATGCctttaaaaatattaactAGAATTTAGAAACACGTATTCTTCATTCATGCACATTTTATAGCTTGTCTTCCATTTTAGTTTCGATTTGCAGTTTTTGACCCGATTAATTTTTGCGAAATTCAAAACCTCTGATGAAAACACCGATGAAGCTTATGTTTTAAGTCATAATTTCGTGGTCTAAGCTATCCACGTAAGTtcgaaaataaaatcaaatgttgCATACTTCATTaggtcaccatagcaacagttaAAGAGATTCGTCTGGATAATATGACTCCCTTTCAAATCGTTGTGGGTAGGAGTTTAACACTTTCACAATCCTTTTCTTGTTTCCCAGGCGACTGATGGATTTCTTGTTGTCATTGAGCCTGTAGCACATATCCAGTCCTTCCTTCATCAATTTCTCCATTTTGCTGAGTAGTTCCTCTTTATTATCTCCCTTAGTTTCCTTGCTTCTGGCTGTTTCGTAATACAAGAGTGCCAGTTCAGTTTTAACACTAACTTTCCACCTGTGAGCTCCCTCGATCTCACTGTCACAAACGAGATTCGCCTCTAGAAGCAGCGTCTCTGCTTCTTCAAAATTGCCTTCCTTTTCGTGACAACTCCCATAATTTTTCAGCAGTAAGATGCTTTCCTTTTGATTGCGCGTTCCCAGCTTTTCGATGACTTCAAGTGCCTCTTTGTAATAATTCAACGCTTGATCAGTCTTCcctttaacaaagaaaaagtctCCAAGGTCTTTAAGACTCAGAGCCGTCATGAAATGATCTCCAAGAAGATTTCTAAGCATCGAAAGAGCTTTCTCAAGTTTCTCATTTGCTTCCTCATTCTCTGTGCGCCTCTTAGCATTTCTCCCAGCAAATAACAAGTTTAGAGCCTTTTCGGGATGATTGGGAATCTCCTTTTCACAGATTTCCAGTGCTTCGTCATACAATTCTTTCGGTTCAAGATCATAGGACTTGTTCTTCTCTGAAAGAAAACGAGCTCGGCTATGAAGGTAGAAGACATGAGGAAGAGCTCTAGTCTTGAAATCATCAAGGTGTTCTGAAAAGAGACCATGGGCCTCTTCCATGTTCTCTTggtatttttcattctttccaGTACGCCTCATTTCTTCACCAAGCACGCACAAAAGCTGCACACGGAGGACTGGGTGAGTTTTCGACTCAAACGACTTGCATGTCAGTAGCAATTCCAAGAATTGAAAGTAAGAATTTGGTGCAAAGCATTTCTCTAAATACATGCACGTTTGGgtaaaattgttgaaaaacagTTGACAAGAAGAAACCTCATGATCACCcacattttgaagacaaaattcATAGTTGTGCCTGTCTTCTTCGAATGATTCAATGGATTCTCTacatttgtcttttttccagTACAACATGCGTGCATTTTCCTCCAGTCGAGACAGAAAATGTACACAGGCCAGTCGCTCGCTATTCTGCAAAAGTTGAGGACTTTTTGTCTTACCAATCTTCTTGCCAAAATCGCGGACGAGAGGATGCAGTTGGTATCTCGAGAAACTAACCTGTTCCAAGAGGGATCTAATATTCAACGAACGGAGGGTCGTTATCGGAAGGGATCCAGAACAATCCTGAAAAACTGCTCTTGCAGCTTTACAATCAAATGAGCCTGGGAACACGGAAAGCACAACCAAGGCATCTTGTTCAGTATCGTTCAAAAGGTCAAACGAGTTCGCAATTGCTTTGCGAAATGATTCAGAATTTCCTTCAAGAATATCCATGGGCTCCTTTTTAAGGTGCTCGATGAGCATTTCTCCAGAGTAATCTGATAGGAGTGAACCAACGATGGACAGTGCTAATGGAACACAACCACAAAGCTTAGCTATGGTGACCAAGTGTGAAGACTGCAGATGACTTTTTCTCACTTCATTGTTGACACAAGATTTTAGTACCCGTTTGGCGTCTTCGTTTGATAGGGGgtttattttcacttctttCCACGACTTCACGTCTTGGAGCCTCGTTCTAGATGTGATTAAAAACGTCAGATTGTTGCCTGATAACCGTCTCATGGTACTCAAGGTCTCTAAGAATAAAGCTCGAGCTGTTTCCGACTCTATAATACCATCTGCATTGTCAAGGACCAGTACTGTTGGC contains:
- the LOC141894055 gene encoding uncharacterized protein LOC141894055, with protein sequence MAKIESTTQCLPSKMSEESVYGRSHEIALVLDHVENKGVAVVLITGGPGFGKTTVARMAAQKLKEDVQTLLFCSLQGKKTFDEVATEMIVSCRKEPGQLPDSLEYWLKNWSKQISRQPTVLVLDNADGIIESETARALFLETLSTMRRLSGNNLTFLITSRTRLQDVKSWKEVKINPLSNEDAKRVLKSCVNNEVRKSHLQSSHLVTIAKLCGCVPLALSIVGSLLSDYSGEMLIEHLKKEPMDILEGNSESFRKAIANSFDLLNDTEQDALVVLSVFPGSFDCKAARAVFQDCSGSLPITTLRSLNIRSLLEQVSFSRYQLHPLVRDFGKKIGKTKSPQLLQNSERLACVHFLSRLEENARMLYWKKDKCRESIESFEEDRHNYEFCLQNVGDHEVSSCQLFFNNFTQTCMYLEKCFAPNSYFQFLELLLTCKSFESKTHPVLRVQLLCVLGEEMRRTGKNEKYQENMEEAHGLFSEHLDDFKTRALPHVFYLHSRARFLSEKNKSYDLEPKELYDEALEICEKEIPNHPEKALNLLFAGRNAKRRTENEEANEKLEKALSMLRNLLGDHFMTALSLKDLGDFFFVKGKTDQALNYYKEALEVIEKLGTRNQKESILLLKNYGSCHEKEGNFEEAETLLLEANLVCDSEIEGAHRWKVSVKTELALLYYETARSKETKGDNKEELLSKMEKLMKEGLDMCYRLNDNKKSISRLGNKKRIVKVLNSYPQRFERESYYPDESL